The following proteins are encoded in a genomic region of Brachypodium distachyon strain Bd21 chromosome 1, Brachypodium_distachyon_v3.0, whole genome shotgun sequence:
- the LOC100823659 gene encoding uncharacterized protein LOC100823659, protein MAAARALLSSRLLLAAAAAALLFLACAAEGAAAVAAGSSGGRRRQLQRQQRQVQYHLKRLNKAPLASIQSPDGDIIDCVPISKQPAFDHPFLKNHTIQTRPAYHPEGLYDESKVASQKNTQTITQMWHRNGKCQENTIPIRRTKKEDVLRASSVKRYGKKLHKSTPNPMSVEPDMLNESGHQHAIAYVEGDKYYGAKATINVWQPSIQQGNEFSLSQLWILGGSFGQDLNSIEAGWQVSPDLYGDNNTRLFTYWTSDAYQATGCYNLLCSGFIQTNNQIAMGASIFPISNYGGSQYDINILVWKDPKEGNWWLQFGNDYVLGYWPSFLFSYLADSASMIEWGGEVVNTEPDGSHTSTQMGSGHFPEEGFSKASYFKNIQVVDSSNNLKAPKGIGAYTEQSNCYDVQNGYNGDWGAYFYYGGPGKNSNCP, encoded by the exons ATGGCTGCGGCGCGCGCGCTGCTGTCCTCCCGTCTGctgttggcggcggcggcggcggcgcttctCTTCTTAGCCTGCGCCGCCGAGGGAGCGGCGGCTGTGGCGGCGGGGAGCTCCGGGGGaaggcggaggcagctgcagcggcagcagcggcaggtGCAGTACCACCTCAAGCGGCTCAACAAGGCGCCTCTCGCCAGCATTCAG AGCCCAGATGGAGACATCATAGACTGTGTGCCCATCTCCAAGCAGCCAGCATTTGATCACCCTTTCCTCAAGAACCACACCATCCAG ACAAGGCCTGCATACCACCCAGAAGGCTTGTATGATGAATCCAAGGTTGCATCCCAGAAGAACACGCAAACAATCACCCAAATGTGGCATCGGAATGGCAAGTGTCAAGAGAACACAATACCAATCAGGAGAACCAAGAAGGAGGATGTCCTGAGGGCCAGCTCTGTCAAGAGGTATGGCAAGAAGTTGCACAAGAGCACCCCAAACCCCATGTCTGTTGAACCTGACATGCTCAATGAGAGTGGCCACCAG CATGCAATAGCATATGTGGAGGGGGATAAGTACTATGGAGCCAAGGCCACCATCAACGTGTGGCAGCCAAGCATTCAGCAGGGCAATGAGTTCAGCCTTTCCCAGCTCTGGATCTTGGGGGGTTCCTTTGGGCAGGACCTCAACAGCATTGAAGCAGGATGGCAG GTTAGCCCAGACCTGTACGGGGACAACAACACTAGACTCTTCACCTACTGGACT AGCGATGCTTATCAAGCAACGGGATGCTACAACCTGCTTTGCTCAGGGTTCATCCAGACAAACAACCAGATAGCCATGGGCGCCAGCATCTTCCCTATTTCCAACTATGGTGGCTCCCAGTATGATATCAATATTTTGGTCTGGAAG GACCCAAAGGAGGGCAATTGGTGGCTGCAGTTTGGCAATGACTACGTCTTGGGCTACTGGCCATCCTTCCTCTTTTCATACTTGGCAGACAGCGCCTCCATGATCGAATGGGGCGGCGAGGTGGTGAACACGGAGCCTGACGGCAGTCATACCTCCACGCAGATGGGCAGCGGCCACTTCCCGGAGGAAGGGTTTAGCAAGGCCAGCTACTTCAAGAACATCCAAGTGGTGGACTCATCCAACAATCTCAAGGCGCCAAAAGGAATTGGTGCATACACTGAGCAATCCAACTGCTATGATGTGCAGAACGGATACAATGGCGACTGGGGCGCTTACTTCTACTATGGGGGCCCCGGGAAGAACTCCAACTGTCCATAG